From a single Brassica oleracea var. oleracea cultivar TO1000 chromosome C5, BOL, whole genome shotgun sequence genomic region:
- the LOC106292347 gene encoding LOW QUALITY PROTEIN: uncharacterized protein C18orf8 (The sequence of the model RefSeq protein was modified relative to this genomic sequence to represent the inferred CDS: deleted 2 bases in 2 codons; substituted 1 base at 1 genomic stop codon), which produces MVSSSQPSVGSGGLSHAYIQHPSLRCNIPESRGLFYDDANRLLISTTSSQDFSWQTSPFNPDASPSVDSICEGPIIHGLGVSPILSIRFSIDKKVIAVQRSDCEIQFFHRETKQILNHKCRAGSESILGFFWSDSPLCDLAIVKTSGMDLFACDSMLNLCLVETKKVNVNWYIYTHETRLVLLASGLQCKTVTGFQLSTAGVVLLPRFEMTMARSESNSQTILYSNSLPFSFSYGRIYCLQVDREAMQLHTYTSLALFFLHSFIGSFLQGSLPMYSSKLSVSVVDNLLLVHQIEAKVVIIYDLFMDSRAPVSAPLPLLWRGHQGSDTSSLAANKEIESPESSTSSENIVMYEDAWTFLAPDLILDQTNKVLCRVHLDLEAISASSSDSTSLLEFLQRRKLEANKAKRLCLGIARDVILERRPATQVTQAIDVLVKAYSYSVKAGTYKELKNDKDTASASPVKTIKSIDNERHSPSGSSIDEEVEMNLPSDSNENMFCADEQQGSQLSSPAISPDELYKFVFASVEEMMVDESDYLVAIVTEFLRSISAGKLKVDLNIYVMTIRLLLTHTKRFAELSLFITNKIIEPSKEVALQLLESGRQNPRVRKLGLDMLRQLSLYHDYISSLVQDGYYLEALRYAQKHKVTSVRSSLVLEAAFASNDMQHLAAILRVLLELIPGFKETAEYYTXYGLLNETSSPVAVGD; this is translated from the exons AT GGTTTCAAGCTCACAGCCAAGTGTCGGCTCGGGTGGTTTATCACATGCCTATATACAACATCCATCCCTACGTTGCAATATTCCTGAATCCAGGGGGTTGTTCTATGATGATGCCAACAGATTGCTAATTTCTACCACATCTAGTCAA GACTTTTCATGGCAGACATCTCCCTTTAACCCAGATGCATCTCCTTCAGTTGATTCTATATGTGAAGGGCCTATT ATTCACGGGTTGGGTGTTTCACCTATCCTCTCTATCAGATTCTCTATTGATAAAAAAGTGATAGCTGTCCAGAGATCCGACTGTGAAATACAGTTTTTTCATCGAGAAACCAAGCAGATACTTAACCACAAATGCAGGGCAGGATCAGAGAGTATTCTCGGATTCTTTTGGAGCGACTCTCCACTATGTGATCTTGCAATTGTAAAAACCAG TGGCATGGACTTGTTTGCTTGTGATTCTATGTTGAATCTGTGTTTGGTGGAAACCAAGAAAGTGAATGTGAATTGGTACATCTACACACATGAAACTCGACTGGTTCTTCTTGCATCAGGATTGCAATGCAAGACAGTTACTGGATTTCAG CTTTCCACTGCAGGGGTTGTTCTTTTACCGAGATTTGAGATGACCATGGCTAGATCTGAATCAAACAGCCAAACTATTCTTTAT AGTAATTCTTTACCATTCTCTTTCAGCTATGGCCGAATATATTGCTTACAAGTGGACAGGGAGGCTATGCAACTCCATACATACACAAGTTT GGCTTTGTTCTTTCTTCATTCATTCATTGGATCTTTTTTACAGGGTTCTTTACCAATGTACTCGAGTAAATTGTCGGTGAGTGTGGTTGACAATTTACTGCTTGTGCACCAAATCGAAGCAAAGGTTGTTATCATCTATGACTTATTTATGGATTCTCGAGCTCCTGTGTCTGCTCCTCTTCCTTTGCTGTGGAGGGGTCACCAAGGCTCAGACACATCGTCTCTAGCGGCTAACAAAGAAATTGAGAGCCCAGAATCATCCACAAGCAGTGAAAACATAGTCATGTATGAAGATGCATGGACCTTTCTTGCTCCAGACCTTATTCTGGATCAGACTAACAAGGTTCTGTGTAGGGTACATCTGGATCTTGAG GCAATTTCCGCTAGCAGCTCAGACAGTACGTCCCTTCTAGAATTCCTGCAACGAAGGAAGTTGGAAGCAAATAAG GCCAAACGACTGTGCTTAGGGATAGCAAGGGATGTTATTTTGGAGCGGAGACCAGCAACCCAGGTCACGCAGGCAATAGATGTACTGGTCAAAGCATATTCGTACTCGGTTAAAGCTGGTACATACAAAGAGTTGAAGAATGACAAAGAC ACTGCAAGTGCATCTCCTGTTAAAACCATTAAATCTATAG ATAACGAAAGGCACAGTCCATCTGGAAGCAGTATTGATGAAGAAGTTGAAATGAACCTACCATCTGATTCAAATGAGAACATGTTTTGTGCTGACGAGCAGCAGGGATCTCAACTTTCGTCACCAGCCATTTCACCTGATGAGCTCTACAAGTTTGTGTTTGCTTCTGTGGAGGAAATGATGGTTGATGAATCTGACTATCTAGTTGCTATCGTAACTGAGTTCCTTCGCAG TATAAGCGCAGGGAAACTCAAAGTGGATCTCAACATTTATGTGATGACCATCAGACTGTTA TTAACTCATACTAAACGATTTGCAGAACTGTCGTTATTCATCACAAACAAG ATAATCGAACCATCAAAGGAAGTCGCGCTCCAACTTCTCGAGAGCGGTCGCCAAAACCCGAGGGTAAGGAAACTTGGACTTGATATGCTGAGACAGCTCTCGTTGTACCATGACTACATCTCCTCACTCGTGCAAGATGGATACTATCTTGAAGCTCTGCGTTATGCTCAGAAGCATAAG GTGACGAGTGTGCGATCTTCGCTGGTTTTGGAAGCAGCATTTGCGTCTAATGATATGCAGCATTTGGCTGCAATATTGAGGGTCTTGTTGGAATTGATTCCAGGATTTAAAGAAACTGCCGAATATTACACATGATATGGTCTTCTTAATGAGACCAGTTCCCCAGTTGCTGTCGGAGATTAA
- the LOC106295229 gene encoding kinesin-related protein 11: MMASSKQGSKSRKTGFSNFKGADSTASSTTSSSKLYQETSIDDGHSSPASSSAQSKQHFFSPDSVPQSAQRSKENVTVTVRFRPLSPREIRQGEEVAWYADGETIVRNEYNPTIAYAYDRVFGPTTTTRNVYDVAAHHVVNGAMEGINGTIFAYGVTSSGKTHTMHGDQRSPGIIPLAVKDAFSIIQETPNREFLLRISYMEIYNEVVNDLLNPAGHNLRIREDKQGTFVEGIKEEVVLSPAHALSLIAAGEEQRHVGSTNYNLLSSRSHTIFTLTIESSPLGNKIKGEAVHLSQLNLVDLAGSESSKVETSGLRRKEGSYINKSLLTLGTVISKLTDVKASHVPYRDSKLTRILQSSLSGHDRVSLICTVTPASSSSEETHNTLKFAHRAKHIEIQAEQNKIIDEKSLIKKYQHEIRQLKEELEQIKQDIVPIPQLNDIGTDDIVLLKQKLEDGQVKLQSRLEEEEEAKAALLSRIQRLTKLILVSTKTSQTSRLPHRFEPRRRHSFGEEELAYLPYKRRDLMDDEHLDLYVSPEGHHEIRDIACREEKKTRKHGLLNWLKPKKRDNSSSTSDQSSVVKSNSTPSTPQGGGNNLHAESRFSEVSPLMEQFSEPKEDREALEDTSHEMDTPEASSKMIDELDLLREQKKILSEEAALQSSLLKRLLDDAAKSPQNEEIKEEIKVLNDDIKAKNDQIATLEKQILDFVMTSHEALDKSDIVQALAEMRDQLNEKSFELEVKAADNNIIQEQLNQKTCECEALQEEVANLKQELSNALELAQETKIEELKQKAKELSESKEQLEHRNRKLAEESSYAKGLASAAAVELKALSEEVAKLMNHNERLASELATLKSSVPQRGNKPGTTTATNVRNNGRRESLTKRQQEQESSSMELKRELRMSKERERSYEAALVDRDQREAELERIVEESKQREAYLENELASMWVLVSKLRRSQEGGSEISDSVSETLQTDRSF, encoded by the exons ATGATGGCATCATCTAAACAAGGATCAAAGTCTAGAAAAACAGGGTTTAGCAACTTCAAGGGTGCTGATTCTACTGCATCCTCAACAACCTCGTCTTCAAAGCTTTATCAAGAGACATCTATCGATGATGGACATAGCTCTCCTGCTTCTTCATCTGCTCAAAGCAAGCAGCACTTCTTTTCACCAGATTCCGTACCACAAAGTGCTCAGCGTTCTAAAGAGAACGTCACAGTGACAGTTCGCTTTCGTCCACTCAG TCCAAGAGAAATCCGCCAAGGGGAGGAGGTTGCTTGGTATGCAGATGGGGAAACAATCGTACGGAATGAGTATAATCCGACGATAGCTTATGCATATG ATCGTGTCTTTGGACCTACAACCACAACACGGAATGTCTACGATGTTGCTGCACACCATGTCGTTAATGGCGCTATGGAGGGGATTAACG GGACCATTTTTGCGTATGGAGTGACAAGCAGTGGAAAGACTCACACTATGCAT GGTGACCAGAGATCTCCTGGTATTATACCGTTAGCAGTGAAAGATGCTTTCAGCATTATCCAAGAG ACACCAAATCGCGAATTTCTCCTGCGTATTTCCTACATGGAAATTTATAATGAG GTTGTCAATGATTTATTGAATCCAGCAGGACATAATTTGAGGATCAGAGAAGATAAACAG GGAACCTTTGTCGAAGGGATTAAAGAAGAAGTTGTTTTATCCCCTGCTCATGCGCTTTCTCTTATAGCAGCTGGAGAAG AGCAACGCCATGTTGGATCCACGAATTATAATCTGCTCAGCAGCCGGAGCCATACAATATTTACGTTG ACAATAGAGAGTAGTCCCTTAGGCAACAAGATTAAAGGTGAAGCTGTACACCTCTCTCAGTTG AATCTCGTTGATCTGGCAGGTTCCGAGAGTTCAAAGGTTGAAACCAGTGGTTTAAGACGCAAGGAAGGATCATATATAAATAAAAGTTTGCTGACATTAGGCACT GTGATATCAAAGCTCACGGATGTGAAAGCTTCGCATGTACCATACAGAGACTCTAAGTTAACCAGGATCCTTCAGTCCTCGTTGAGTGGCCATGACCGAGTATCT CTCATTTGTACAGTGACTCCTGCATCAAGCAGTTCGGAAGAAACACACAACACATTGAAATTTGCTCATCGTGCAAAACATATTGAGATTCAAGCCGAACAAAACAAG ATAATTGATGAGAAATCATTAATCAAGAAGTACCAACACGAGATTCGGCAACTGAAGGAGGAGTTGGAACAGATTAAACAGGACATTGTACCAATTCCTCAGTTGAATGATATTGGCACAGATGATATCGTTCTCCTGAAACAGAAG CTAGAAGATGGTCAAGTCAAGCTGCAATCCAGGCTCGAAGAAGAGGAAGAAGCTAAAGCAGCTCTCTTGAGTCGAATCCAACGGTTGACGAAATTAATTTTGGTGTCCACTAAAACTTCACAAACATCTCGGCTACCTCATCGCTTTGAACCTCGGAGGAGACATTCATTTGGGGAAGAAGAG CTTGCTTACCTACCGTACAAGAGGCGTGACTTGATGGACGATGAGCACCTTGATCTGTATGTTTCTCCGGAGGGACATCATGAGATTAGAGATATTGCGTGTAGAGAAGAAAAGAAGACCCGGAAGCATGGATTGTTAAACTGGTTAAAGCCTAAG AAAAGAGATAACAGTTCAAGTACCAGCGACCAGTCGAGTGTGGTAAAATCCAACAGCACACCATCGACTCCTCAAGGAGGAGGAAATAATCTGCATGCAGAGTCGAGATTTTCAGAAGTCTCGCCTTTGATGGAACAATTCTCAGAGCCTAAGGAAGACAGAGAAGCTCTAGAAGACACTTCTCATGAAATGGACACGCCAGAG GCTAGCAGTAAAATGATCGATGAGCTGGATCTTCTAAGGGAACAGAAAAAGATTTTATCTGAGGAGGCGGCGCTGCAATCAAGTTTATTGAAACGGCTGTTAGATGACGCTGCAAAGTCCCCTCAGAATGAAGAGATTAAA GAGGAGATCAAAGTCCTCAATGATGACATCAAGGCGAAGAATGACCAGATTGCCACCTTGGAGAAACAAATCTTGGACTTTGTTATGACATCACATGAGGCATTGGATAAATCCGACATCGTGCAG GCACTTGCTGAGATGAGAGATCAACTTAATGAAAAATCTTTTGAACTCGAG GTTAAAGCTGCAGATAATAACATCATTCAGGAACAACTCAATCAAAAG ACATGTGAATGTGAAGCGTTGCAAGAAGAAGTTGCAAACCTAAAGCAGGAACTCTCTAATGCCCTGGAACTAGCACAG GAAACCAAGATCGAAGAGCTGAAACAGAAAGCTAAGGAACTAAGCGAATCGAAGGAGCAATTGGAACATCGTAACAGGAAACTCGCGGAAGAGAGTTCATACGCAAAAGGTCTTGCATCAGCAGCTGCAGTTGAGCTCAAGGCATTGTCTGAAGAAGTTGCAAAGCTTATGAATCACAACGAACGACTAGCATCTGAGCTAGCAACACTCAAGAGCTCAGTCCCACAGCGCGGTAATAAGCCAGGAACAACAACAGCAACAAATGTAAGGAACAATGGAAGAAGAGAGAGTCTTACAAAGAGACAACAAGAGCAAGAGAGCTCGTCGATGGAGCTGAAGAGAGAACTGAGGATGAGCAAAGAGCGGGAACGATCTTACGAAGCTGCGCTTGTTGATAGAGACCAAAGAGAAGCCGAGCTTGAAAGGATAGTAGAAGAATCGAAGCAGAGAGAAGCGTATTTGGAGAACGAGCTTGCTAGCATGTGGGTTCTCGTTTCTAAGCTGAGAAGGTCTCAAGAAGGTGGTTCTGAAATCTCTGATTCTGTATCGGAGACGCTACAAACCGATCGATCGTTTTGA
- the LOC106295230 gene encoding uncharacterized protein LOC106295230: MALIVTAPPSRFRPPPDPPPRKSPPLEAPSPIDPPEPSDPPDISLLLALPRNLISSSGPSLQALARILDLKLPLPWMVSKISGGGVPLVSTGDSTFVYRRLLRVLLVCVNLELRTIALADDLREKFIGKVRWMNMIMAGSDYPFVSCLEQSLFPIFPLVWSELDEQASLVLQGSSSQRLLSSAFGAVCVVLWVTLDVIFQEAFETVVMRILMVPCYDLYRHPIVYFTSSLVCLALCSFVVSSFEGV, from the exons ATGGCCCTGATTGTGACTGCTCCTCCGTCACGTTTCAGGCCGCCTCCAGATCCGCCGCCGCGTAAGTCTCCTCCGCTTGAAGCTCCCTCTCCCATCGATCCACCCGAACCGTCAGACCCTCCTGACATTTCCTTGCTCCTCGCTCTTCCTCGAAACCTCATCTCCTCCTCCGGTCCGTCTCTCCAAGCTCTTGCCCGAATCTTAGATCTAAAGCTTCCTCTTCCATGGATGGTATCTAAGATAAGTGGTGGTGGTGTTCCGCTTGTGTCTACCGGTGATAGTACTTTCGTCTACAGGCGGTTGCTCCGTGTGCTACTTGTCTGTGTGAATTTGGAATTGAGGACCATAGCTTTAGCCGATGAT TTGAGAGAAAAATTCATTGGTAAAGTTAGATGGATGAATATGATTATGGCGGGTTCAGATTATCCGTTTGTCTCCTGTTTGGAGCAGTCTCTTTTCCCAATATTTCCTCTTGTATGGAGTGAATTGGATGAACAAGCGTCGTTGGTATTGCAAGGATCTTCCTCCCAGCGATTGCTCTCCTCTGCGTTTGGTGCAGTATGTGTGGTCCTATGGGTTACACTAGATGTGATCTTCCAAGAAGCTTTTGAAACCGTTGTCATGCGAATTCTTATGGTTCCTTGTTATGATTTGTATCGCCATCCTATCGTTTATTTTACCAGCTCTTTGGTTTGTTTGGCTCTATGTAGCTTTGTTGTATCCTCATTTGAAGGAGTTTAA